The sequence AAGGAGCCTCTTCGCAACGGCTGATCCCTGAGCACACGTGATGATCCTGTTCATGCCCCTGCCGACAGCGTGGTGGAGCATCCCGTTCCGCGACGCAAAGCAGGGACACCTCAGCCCCGCAGTGCAGGAGATGAAGCCCGGACTTCAGAAATTGGACAGCCACTCATTTCAACGAGATTTTCTCAAGATCTGCGTCAGGGCGCCGCAGTACAGTCAGGGTATGAGTGCTGCCCCTCCACCTGCTCGCCTTGACCTTCAGGGGACAGCCACCCTGATCTTCAATACGAATGCAGGAGGCAGCGAAGCCTGCACGCCGGATCATCTGGTCGAGGAGTTGCACAGGCTGGGCTTCCGTCCGGTCTACCGCGCCACCGATTCCGAGGACGATCTGGAACATGCGCTTGCGGACGCCCACGGCACGGTGTTTGTTGCGGGCGGAGACGGAACCATTCGCGCCGCCGCCCTTCATCTTGCGGGCAGGCCGGGCATCACCCTGGGCGTCATCCCGATGGGCACCGCGAACAATATCGGCCGGATGCTGGGGGTGCAGGGTCCCCCGCTGGAGGTGGTCGCGTCTTACCGTGACGCCCTGGTTCAGCCTTTTGACATGGGACGCGTCACTGCGCCGTGGGGTGAGGATCTGTTTCTGGAGGCCTGCGGCTGCGGGGCCTTCGCGGACGTGATGGCCGAGTATGACCCGGAGGAAGGCAAGAGTCCGGTGCGTGCTGCCCAGGCACTGAGCACCGCGCTGAGGGACTTCGAACCCGTGACGGTGACACTATCGCTTGACGGGGAAGTCCTGCCGGAAACGTCCTATGTGCTGCTGGAAGTCATGAACACCAAGGCCACCGGGCCCCGACTGCGCATGGCAACCAGCGCCGACACCCATGACGGGCTGCTGGACGTGATCCGGATCGACGCCCACGAACGCGAGGGGGTGCTGGCCTACCTGGCAGCCCTGGCCCGCGATGATTTCGAGCACCTGCCCAGTGTTCAGGCGGACCAGGCGCGCGTGGTCGACATTCCGTACCACGGTCAGGCCTTCCATATTGACGGGCAGGTCCGTCCACCCGAGCAGGGTGGCATGGGCAATGTGCGGATCGAGGTCTGGCCCGGAGCCTTGCAGGTGCTGGTGCCACCCTCCGTGATCGTCGGTACCGAAGCAGAAGATCAGGTGCCCGCGTGACCGGGCCCGCCCCTCACCATCTACCTCCGCCTGACCCGAATGCCCGGCGCCAGAAGCCCCTGCCGGTCAGCGTGGTGCATCAGCTGCAGGACGCTGTTGGCAGGCTATTGGGCCGCCCGCCCGCGACCATCCGGGCGCTGAGCAACAACCTGGTATTCCGCGAGGGTGTACAGGTCATGCGCATGGACCTGCACTGCCACACCGAAGTCAGCCATGACTGCCGTACGGCCCTGCGCAATATTCCCGGCTGGATGCTGCGGACCAATACCCGTGTGATCGCCGTGACGGACCATGACCAGCAGCGCGGAGGCCCGGAATTGCAGCAGATCATCCGCGACATGGGGCTGGATGACCGCCTCAGCGTCATTGCCGGAGAGGAAGTCACGACGGCCGAGGGCGAGCTGATCGGTCTGTTTCTTCAGGAGCGCATTCCTCCGGGGCTGACGCCGGAGGAAACGGCAAGCCAGATCAAGGCGCAGGGTGGGCTGGTCATGCTTCAGCACGGCTTCGATCCGCTGAAACGCTATCGTCTGCGGCCCGAGGCGATTTCAAGAATTGCCGATCAGGTGGATATCGTCGAGACCTTCAATTCCCGATTATCGCGGCACCACTGGAACCGGGTGGCGGACGACTGGGCCGATACCCGGGGTCTGCCGGTCTGTGCAGGCAGCGATGCCCACACCCTGCGTGATATCGGGGAAGCCTGGGTCGAAACACCGTTCCGGGTCATCCATACACCGGGCAACCTGCTTGAAAGCCTGCGGGAAGGCCAACTGGCCGGGAACTGGACCCATCCGGTGTATGCCTACGGGC is a genomic window of Deinococcus malanensis containing:
- a CDS encoding diacylglycerol/lipid kinase family protein; protein product: MSAAPPPARLDLQGTATLIFNTNAGGSEACTPDHLVEELHRLGFRPVYRATDSEDDLEHALADAHGTVFVAGGDGTIRAAALHLAGRPGITLGVIPMGTANNIGRMLGVQGPPLEVVASYRDALVQPFDMGRVTAPWGEDLFLEACGCGAFADVMAEYDPEEGKSPVRAAQALSTALRDFEPVTVTLSLDGEVLPETSYVLLEVMNTKATGPRLRMATSADTHDGLLDVIRIDAHEREGVLAYLAALARDDFEHLPSVQADQARVVDIPYHGQAFHIDGQVRPPEQGGMGNVRIEVWPGALQVLVPPSVIVGTEAEDQVPA
- a CDS encoding PHP domain-containing protein, with translation MRMDLHCHTEVSHDCRTALRNIPGWMLRTNTRVIAVTDHDQQRGGPELQQIIRDMGLDDRLSVIAGEEVTTAEGELIGLFLQERIPPGLTPEETASQIKAQGGLVMLQHGFDPLKRYRLRPEAISRIADQVDIVETFNSRLSRHHWNRVADDWADTRGLPVCAGSDAHTLRDIGEAWVETPFRVIHTPGNLLESLREGQLAGNWTHPVYAYGRKQWRNFNDQFRRE